In the genome of Streptomyces sp. 846.5, the window CGGGCAGCCCGACTTCCGGGCGGCGGCCCAGTGGCTGGACGCCCATGATCAGGCGGGCGACGGGATCACCTACTCCGGCGATCGCGGCATACCGCAGCTGACCATGGGCTATGCGCTCCGCGGTGACAGCACCGCACCGAAGAACGTCTTCCTGCAGCAGACACCGGAGCGGTCGGGCACCTACACGGGTACTCCCTGCCTTGCGCCCACCGTCTGCGCCAAGGGCTACAAGCGGATCTGGCTGCTCTCCACGACCCAGCCCACGTCGCTCTACGCGGGGATGTCGACCCCGCTGGCGAACCTGCTGAAGCTGACCTACAAGGCGGCCTCGACGCAGGTCTTCCCCGGCGGCGTCACCCTGGTGCTGCTGCAGCAGGCGCCCGTCAAGGCCTGACCTCGGGCCCCCTGGTTACCGACGGGTATCCATCCGGCTGGAAACGGCCTACGCTGCACGTCATGACTGACATCAGCACCAGCAGTGCCGCCGGTGAGCGCAACCCCGTCGCGGAGGCCGGGCCTCGTACCGCAGCCGACGCTGTGACGCCGGAGCTGGTCGCCCGGCTGGTCAAGGGCATCACCACGGGCGCCGAGCCCGCGGTGGCGCAGAGCTTCAGCCCGTTCACCGGGGAGGTGCTCGCGGAGCTCCCCGTGTCCGACCCGGAGGCCGTCGCCGACGCCTTCGCCCGGGCCCGGGCGGCCCAGGCGGCGTGGGCGCTGCGTCCGCTGCGGGAGCGCGCGGCGGTGCTCTTGAGGTTCCACGACCTGCTCTTCGCCGCCCAGGCCGAGCTGCTGGACCTGGTGCAGTCGGAGACCGGGAAGACCCGGGCGCATGCCTTCGAGGAGGTCAGCGCCGCCGCGGTGGAGGCCCGCCACTACGGGCGGGCCGCCGCCAAGTACCTCAGGCCGCGCCGTCGCGGCGGGGTGTACCCGGTTCTCACCCAGGTCCGCGAGGTGCGCCAGCCCAAGGGCGTCATCGGTCAGATCTCGCCCTGGAACTACCCGCTGGCGCTGTTCGTCGGCGACGCGATCCCGGCCTTCGTGGCCGGAAACGCGGTGGTGACCAAGCCGGACACCCAGACCGCGCTCACCGCGCTGCGCACCCGTGAGCTGATGATCGAGGCCGGGCTGCCCGCCGAGCTGTGGCAGATCGTGGTCGGGGACGGCCCGGTCGTCGGCCCCGAGGTGGTGGCCCACGCCGACTACGTCTCCTTCACCGGCTCCACCCGCACCGGACGGGACGTCGCCCAGCGCGCCGCCGCCCGGCTGATCGGCGCCTCCATGGAGCTCGGCGGCAAGAACGCCATGCTGGTGCTGGCCGACGCCGACCTGGACAAGGCGGCCGAGGGCGCGGTCCGCGCCTGCTTCTCCTCCGCGGGCCAGCTCTGCATCTCCATCGAGCGGCTGTACGTCGCCGCCGAGATCGCCGACGCCTTCCTGGAGAAGTTCGCCGCCCGCACCCGGGCGATGCGCCTGGGCA includes:
- a CDS encoding succinic semialdehyde dehydrogenase, with product MTDISTSSAAGERNPVAEAGPRTAADAVTPELVARLVKGITTGAEPAVAQSFSPFTGEVLAELPVSDPEAVADAFARARAAQAAWALRPLRERAAVLLRFHDLLFAAQAELLDLVQSETGKTRAHAFEEVSAAAVEARHYGRAAAKYLRPRRRGGVYPVLTQVREVRQPKGVIGQISPWNYPLALFVGDAIPAFVAGNAVVTKPDTQTALTALRTRELMIEAGLPAELWQIVVGDGPVVGPEVVAHADYVSFTGSTRTGRDVAQRAAARLIGASMELGGKNAMLVLADADLDKAAEGAVRACFSSAGQLCISIERLYVAAEIADAFLEKFAARTRAMRLGNTLAWGADMGSLVAQRQLDTVTRHVEEAVKNGAKVLAGGQARPDVGPLFFEPTILDGVTEDSAVCTEETFGPVVSVYRFGSEDEAVERANGTPYGLNSSVWSRNTRHGVAVARRLHSGTVNVNEGYAPAYASVAAPMGGMGDSGIGRRHGSEGILKYTEPQTIAVQKLLSMSPSFGMDDEGYAKFQARALAAMKALRLK